The following proteins come from a genomic window of Malus sylvestris chromosome 4, drMalSylv7.2, whole genome shotgun sequence:
- the LOC126619534 gene encoding LOW QUALITY PROTEIN: pentatricopeptide repeat-containing protein At3g56550-like (The sequence of the model RefSeq protein was modified relative to this genomic sequence to represent the inferred CDS: inserted 1 base in 1 codon), which yields MCQNSKTKAILSLLQGCNSLKRLKKIHAHVITNGLQPDPAISNKLLNFCAVSVSGSLAYAQLLFYHHLQNPQTQDWNSLIRGFSNSPSPLHAIFYYNLMLSSGSDSSRDTYTFSFVLKACEKLKARKKCEEVHGAVVRYGYEKDVVVCTNLMRSYAGDGLIESAEKVFDNMPERDLVSWNCMISCYSQKGLHHMALKTYNLMRNENVGLDGFTIVGLLSSCAHLGALNTGVQMHRIANEKGLVGNVYVGNALIDMYAKCGNLDSALCVFERMRKKDVFTWNSMIVGYGVHGHGEEAISFFRRMLVEGVQPNSITFLGLLCGCSHQGLVDKGVEYFNVMSSKFSVKPGIKHYGCLVDLFGRAGMLEKVLQVVGTSRAQEDPVLWRTLLGSCKIHKNVEIGEIAMRNLIQLGSANAGDYVLLASIYSTEKNADGVVKMRKLIKTEGVKTTSGWSWIEIGDQVHKFVVDDKSHPDANEIYQKLRKXNRAALHGYVQEDSLMTVSELTSTDTDCLGTSGSCHSEKLAIAFGLARTPEGTLLRIVKNLRVCRDCHSLTKFVSQAFDREIIVRDRVRFHHFKGGLCSCKDYW from the exons ATGTGccaaaattcaaaaaccaaagCCATCCTATCCCTATTGCAAGGATGCAACAGCCTCAAACGGCTCAAAAAAATCCACGCCCACGTCATCACCAACGGTCTTCAACCCGATCCCGCCATTTCAAACAAGCTGCTCAACTTCTGCGCCGTCTCCGTCTCCGGCAGCTTGGCCTACGCGCAGCTGCTCTTCTACCACCATCTTCAAAACCCACAAACCCAGGATTGGAATTCCCTCATCAGAGGCTTCTCCAACAGCCCTTCTCCTCTCCACGCCATTTTTTACTACAATCTCATGCTTTCATCTGGTTCCGATTCTTCTCGTGATACTTACACTTTCTCCTTCGTGCTCAAGGCCTGCGAGAAGTTGAAGGCCCGGAAGAAGTGCGAAGAGGTTCATGGAGCTGTGGTGAGGTATGGGTACGAGAAGGACGTCGTTGTTTGCACCAATCTTATGAGATCCTATGCGGGAGATGGGTTGATTGAGAGTGCGGAGAAGGTTTTTGATAATATGCCTGAGAGAGACTTGGTGTCCTGGAATTGTATGATTTCGTGTTACTCTCAGAAGGGTCTTCACCATATGGCGTTGAAGACGTATAATCTTATGAGAAATGAGAATGTGGGTCTTGATGGGTTTACGATTGTTGGGTTGCTTTCGTCTTGTGCTCACTTGGGCGCATTGAATACCGGAGTTCAGATGCATAGAATTGCTAATGAAAAGGggcttgtggggaatgtttatGTTGGGAATGCGCTTATTGATATGTATGCTAAATGTGGTAACTTGGATAGTGCTCTTTGCGTCTTTGAGAGAATGAGAAAGAAAGATGTTTTTACTTGGAACTCCATGATTGTTGGGTATGGAGTACATGGTCATGGAGAAGAAGCAATCTCATTTTTCAGGCGGATGTTGGTCGAAGGAGTCCAGCCAAACTCCATCACATTTCTTGGTTTGTTATGTGGATGCAGTCACCAAGGTTTGGTTGACAAGGGTGTCGAGTACTTCAATGTGATGAGCTCCAAGTTCAGTGTCAAGCCTGGAATTAAGCATTACGGGTGCCTGGTGGATCTGTTTGGCAGAGCTGGGATGCTCGAAAAGGTGCTTCAAGTTGTTGGGACTTCGCGTGCCCAGGAGGATCCAGTCCTTTGGCGGACTCTGCTTGGCTCTTGCAAGATTCATAAAAATGTAGAAATTGGAGAAATTGCCATGAGGAATCTAATCCAGCTAGGGTCAGCTAATGCAGGGGACTATGTGCTTCTTGCTTCGATTTATTCTACAGAGAAAAATGCAGATGGTGTTGTAAAGATGAGAAAATTGATCAAAACTGAGGGAGTAAAGACCACTTCTGGTTGGAGCTGGATTGAAATTGGTGATCAGGTTCACAAATTTGTCGTGGACGACAAGTCACATCCAGATGCTAATGAAATTTACCAAAAATTGAGGA ATAATCGAGCTGCTCTGCATGGTTACGTGCAGGAGGATTCCCTCATGACAGTGTCTGAACTTACTTCCACAGACACAGATTGTTTGGGAACTTCCGGTTCATGTCACAGCGAGAAGCTGGCAATTGCTTTTGGCCTAGCAAGAACTCCAGAAGGAACACTTTTACGAATAGTAAAGAACCTGAGAGTCTGTAGGGATTGTCATTCGCTTACAAAGTTTGTTTCGCAAGCTTTCGATCGGGAAATAATTGTTAGGGATCGTGTTCGGTTTCATCACTTCAAGGGTGGATTGTGTTCATGTAAAGACTATTGGTGA
- the LOC126619535 gene encoding flap endonuclease 1 isoform X2: MGIKGLTKLLADNAPKAMKEQKFESYFGRKIAIDASMSIYQFLIVVGRTGTEMLTNEAGEVTSHLQGMFSRTIRLLEAGIKPLYVFDGKPPELKKQELAKRYSKRADATDDLAAAVEDGNKEDIEKYSKRTVKVTKQHNDDCKRLLRLMGVPVVEAPSEAEAQCAVLCKSGKVYAVASEDMDSLTFGAPRFLRHLMDPSSRKIPVMEFDIAKVLEELNLTMDQFIDLCILSGCDYCDSIRGIGGQTALKLIRQHGSIENILENINKERYQIPEEWPYQEARRLFKEPVALSDEEQVEIKWTAPDEEGLIAFLVNENGFNSDRVAKAIEKIKAAKNKSSQGRLESFFKPTANPSVPIKRKETPQSTAKETANKKAKAGGGRKKK; encoded by the exons ATGGGTATAAAG GGTTTAACGAAGCTGCTGGCGGACAATGCCCCGAAGGCCATGAAGGAGCAGAAATTCGAGAGCTATTTCGGCCGAAAGATCGCCATCGATGCCAGCATGAGCATTTACCAGTTCCTt ATTGTTGTGGGAAGGACTGGGACTGAGATGCTCACCAATGAGGCTGGTGAAGTTACTAG TCATCTGCAAGGCATGTTTTCACGGACGATTAGGCTTCTGGAAGCTGGAATTAAACCACT CTATGTTTTCGATGGGAAGCCTCCAGAGTTGAAGAAACAAGAGCTGGCAAAGCG TTACTCAAAGAGGGCAGATGCCACTGATGATTTGGCAGCGGCTGTAGAG GATGGCAATAAGGAAGACATTGAGAAGTACAGTAAACGAACAGTAAAG GTGACAAAGCAGCACAATGATGACTGCAAAAGACTTCTCAGGCTCATGGGGGTGCCTGTAGTTGAG GCCCCCTCAGAAGCAGAGGCACAGTGTGCTGTACTTTGTAAATCAGGAAAG GTTTATGCTGTGGCCTCTGAAGACATGGATTCCCTTACATTTGGAGCGCCTAGGTTTCTTCGTCATTTGATGGATCCTAGCTCAAGGAAAATCCCTGTCATGGAATTTGATATTGCTAAG GTGTTGGAGGAGCTAAATCTTACCATGGATCAATTCATTGACTTGTGCATTCTGTCCGGATGTGATTATTGTGACAGCATTCGAG GGATTGGAGGACAGACAGCTTTGAAGCTTATCCGTCAGCATGGCTCCATTGAGAATATACTCGAGAACATAAACAAAGAAAG GTACCAAATACCAGAGGAGTGGCCCTATCAAGAGGCTCGGAGACTTTTTAAGGAACCAGTTGCTTTATCTGATGAAGAACAAGTTGAGATTAAATGGACAGCTCCAGATGAAGAA GGACTGATTGCatttttggtgaatgaaaatgGATTTAACAGTGACAGAGTGGCAAAG GCAATAGAAAAAATTAaagcagccaagaacaagtcatCGCAGGGAAG ACTTGAATCATTTTTCAAGCCGACTGCTAACCCATCTGTGCCCATTAAACGAAAG GAAACACCACAAAGCACGGCTAAAGAAACTGCGAACAAAAAGGCAAAGGCTGGTGgcggtagaaagaaaaaatag
- the LOC126619535 gene encoding flap endonuclease 1 isoform X1, translating into MGIKGLTKLLADNAPKAMKEQKFESYFGRKIAIDASMSIYQFLIVVGRTGTEMLTNEAGEVTSHLQGMFSRTIRLLEAGIKPLYVFDGKPPELKKQELAKRYSKRADATDDLAAAVEDGNKEDIEKYSKRTVKVTKQHNDDCKRLLRLMGVPVVEAPSEAEAQCAVLCKSGKVYAVASEDMDSLTFGAPRFLRHLMDPSSRKIPVMEFDIAKVLEELNLTMDQFIDLCILSGCDYCDSIRGIGGQTALKLIRQHGSIENILENINKERYQIPEEWPYQEARRLFKEPVALSDEEQVEIKWTAPDEEGLIAFLVNENGFNSDRVAKAIEKIKAAKNKSSQGRLESFFKPTANPSVPIKRKGSKCVLKCPKPATRHKMFFLQDCNPSRPTVIGSISLPILHLGSKHLMPLAKGVCFGT; encoded by the exons ATGGGTATAAAG GGTTTAACGAAGCTGCTGGCGGACAATGCCCCGAAGGCCATGAAGGAGCAGAAATTCGAGAGCTATTTCGGCCGAAAGATCGCCATCGATGCCAGCATGAGCATTTACCAGTTCCTt ATTGTTGTGGGAAGGACTGGGACTGAGATGCTCACCAATGAGGCTGGTGAAGTTACTAG TCATCTGCAAGGCATGTTTTCACGGACGATTAGGCTTCTGGAAGCTGGAATTAAACCACT CTATGTTTTCGATGGGAAGCCTCCAGAGTTGAAGAAACAAGAGCTGGCAAAGCG TTACTCAAAGAGGGCAGATGCCACTGATGATTTGGCAGCGGCTGTAGAG GATGGCAATAAGGAAGACATTGAGAAGTACAGTAAACGAACAGTAAAG GTGACAAAGCAGCACAATGATGACTGCAAAAGACTTCTCAGGCTCATGGGGGTGCCTGTAGTTGAG GCCCCCTCAGAAGCAGAGGCACAGTGTGCTGTACTTTGTAAATCAGGAAAG GTTTATGCTGTGGCCTCTGAAGACATGGATTCCCTTACATTTGGAGCGCCTAGGTTTCTTCGTCATTTGATGGATCCTAGCTCAAGGAAAATCCCTGTCATGGAATTTGATATTGCTAAG GTGTTGGAGGAGCTAAATCTTACCATGGATCAATTCATTGACTTGTGCATTCTGTCCGGATGTGATTATTGTGACAGCATTCGAG GGATTGGAGGACAGACAGCTTTGAAGCTTATCCGTCAGCATGGCTCCATTGAGAATATACTCGAGAACATAAACAAAGAAAG GTACCAAATACCAGAGGAGTGGCCCTATCAAGAGGCTCGGAGACTTTTTAAGGAACCAGTTGCTTTATCTGATGAAGAACAAGTTGAGATTAAATGGACAGCTCCAGATGAAGAA GGACTGATTGCatttttggtgaatgaaaatgGATTTAACAGTGACAGAGTGGCAAAG GCAATAGAAAAAATTAaagcagccaagaacaagtcatCGCAGGGAAG ACTTGAATCATTTTTCAAGCCGACTGCTAACCCATCTGTGCCCATTAAACGAAAG GGAAGCAAATGTGTGCTTAAATGTCCCAAACCAGCAACCAGGCATAAGATGTTCTTTCTACAAGATTGTAATCCATCGAGGCCCACTGTCATTGGCAGCATAAGTCTGCCAATTCTTCATTTGGGCTCCAAGCACTTGATGCCATTAGCCAAAGGCGTCTGTTTTGGCACATGA